The Anas platyrhynchos isolate ZD024472 breed Pekin duck chromosome 1, IASCAAS_PekinDuck_T2T, whole genome shotgun sequence genomic sequence TACAGATCACATCCTACAATCTATGCTGCTAATGAAGCAGATCAGAGAGGAACCAGCAGCTTTCAATTACTCTACCACCCAATTCCTGAAACAAAGAGCCACTTTTTCAcataatttttttctgctttcttcattACTTTGCAACATGTCGCAGACTGGCTGTGTGCTGTGCAATGGAGGCACTCTACGATTATTACTGTGTTGCAATGCCATCTGAGTTACCCACGAGCAGTCAGCTCAGCCAGGGCATCCGTATCAGCAGAGGTTGGTGGCTCACTCCGCTGACACCCACTGAGCCAGGTGGCCCCAGAACCGTCAGAGGCATGCTATGTCCAGGCACAATTTTCCAACCCAATTTGTAATCATAAGGAGCTGGTGATGGTGCCTCTGCGCCAGATTCCAATGAGACTCGGGGTGGGCCGCCCCTGAGCTGATGCATGGCTGGAAACATCAAGTTTTCCAGCCCGAGCAGAGCCAGCCGAGGGTTACCAAATGGGTTACTAAACCATTACTGGCCTGAGTCAGACTTAAACTGAACTGGAAAATATAAAGTCACGAGTGCCTTGGAGGCAGGGAAAGAGCCTTACCTGAAGGTTTGACAGTTCCACGAGGTCTCTGAACTTCTTGTAGTCATTGGAAAGGGTATTTCTCAGAGTATTGAGCTGCTCAGATAAATTTTTGATGTGTGGCTTTGACATGTCAGTTTTCTTTAGCATTTCCAAGTACAGGGTAACAATCTGGCTCAGTATGatccttttttcatttctctgttgaaaaatacattcaaaaagaaaagtttgtgAGTGTCCATTGAGAGGAAAAAGAACGAAACTAAAATTCAGCATTTGGGGTTTCTCTCTGCCACTAGGGACAGGATGCCAAAGAAGATGCTGTAACTCATCTCCCGGGCTTACTGTAGCTCAGGACCAGCTGATGGTGCAGCACAAAGCACTTTGATCTTTATGAAGAGCATTTTAAGAGGGagttgttttctcattttcaagcTTCTAAAGAAACCTCTGCTTTTGTTCGTTCTACCCTGTCTGGTTACACTGGTCTTGGAGCTGCTTTTTACCAAAAGTGCCCTACAACATGCCTGAGATACTTTGTCACATGAGGTTCTGACTTACCTCTGTCCAGTTTTTCACTTTCTCTATAAAAACAGGATTGCCATCAGCTACATCCGAATTACTTGCATTCTGCAACAGAGAACATACACATCTGTTATACATACAGCACTTATTACAAGGTAAATAGTGTTCTCCTCAAATGAGCAGTAAAAAACATAGACACGTAATTTTTGCACCGCTGGCCTATAAC encodes the following:
- the IFNG gene encoding interferon gamma precursor — encoded protein: MTCQTYCLFVLSVIMIYFGCSGSALFLGQLQNDIDKLKADFNASNSDVADGNPVFIEKVKNWTERNEKRIILSQIVTLYLEMLKKTDMSKPHIKNLSEQLNTLRNTLSNDYKKFRDLVELSNLQLTGLKIQRKAVSELFSVLQKLVETSTSKRKRSQSPKRCRC